From the genome of Cryptococcus neoformans var. grubii H99 chromosome 11, complete sequence:
GGGAGAGCGGGTGGAGTATcgggaaaagagagaagaaagagagagagggaagggttGGTGGTGAGTGTACGGAGGGTCGTGGAATGGGCtggggaaagaggtgtTGCAGAGGTTTCAGTATGGGATGGGCAAGGTATCTGAATTTTCTGATAGTTTGTTCTTATAATACGTTCATTTGCTAATATGGAATGTATAAGGCTTGACACAATCCGCTTTACCAACCCTTATTCGCACTCTTTCGTCCACTTCCACTTTACCTCCTTCACCGCCTTTATCACCACCTACAGAACCCAGTCAAGAcacttcttcccttcccgcTGAATCAGCCAAATCCAATGAGAGGCtagaaagaagggaacCAGTCATCTCCCCGGCGCACACAAGACGTCCATCTTCTCAGCTTATTGTCGGCGCTGGTGTAACGAGTATCACTGTCTGGCCAGGAGGAAACGGAAGGGAAATGACAATTCACCTCTTACCACCCTCTAGCTCAGCGCCTGCCATCGCATCCCTGACAAGGAGTTATGTGGCAGAGCAAGTTCCTTTGGAGGATATCACCGTAAAGAGGGTCGATGAGGACATGAAGCGTGAGTCTCTCTTTTTAACATGAAACAAATGGAAGCAGGTATTCAAGGTCATGAAATACAATAGAGCACTTGCATTTTATAAGCCACCCTGATTTGTTAATCATCCATCAACTTTCACCACCGCCATTTTACAGCGCTTTACTACCCCGCCGAGCACCAGAATTGTGGGGGTATCCCTTCTGGGCTTTACGTATCACCGAAATTTAGTAcgttccccttcctcatctctaCTTGCCGTTCTATTCTGTTTTAATAGAAGAAACGATACTAAGCCAACTGGCACAGCCAACATCCAACCCCAATCCCATTCCTTCATCATTTGACACTCCTCATTACTGCCCTCCGTACTTCTGCTTTTCCATTCGTACGTAAAATCGGACACGGCATATCTATCCCGGACCGACCGGCAGAAGAGGTCTTAAGTAGAGATGAGTGGGATGGGGCGATGAGAGCTTGGGTAAAGGTTGAGCAAAGGTTAGGACGATGAGATGCGACGTGGGTTATAGTGTTATGTGGATTGCCGTGCTTTTTTGTGTATGCATGTGCATATCTTTATGCACTGCTCGCGTTGCTTTATGCGCGGTCACTTAGGGTCATGGTATGCTTGGTGTAATAAGGGTAAAGTCTCTTTGTCTGGTACAACAGAGTGGCACCATGCGACGCGATTATCCTCTTTCCGTTCGTCATATATGCATTACAAATACCATCCTAGACTTCTAtccaatctcctcaagCTTCTACTGGGTCTGCGCTCCGTACCCTCTCAAACCCTCTGCAAACTTCCATTCTGTAGGAGCTGACCTAGAGTCACTGATCTTGACACCTTCTTCTGTGATAGTAGCGACTTGGTACTATTTGCTTTTATCAGAGAAACGTTTTCAAAATAAGAGATATAACTGACCTTGTTGATACTCCTTGCATCCCTGTAGAACAACACCTTCATACAATCATCAATCAACttctccgcctcttcctgaGTTAACAATGGCCCCTTGCCATCAATCCCCGCCTTCGCTTCATATGCTTCCCTCAAAAGCGGTTGCGCGAGATGGGCTCCAAAGCCCGTCGCGAGCGTAGGCGCAGAATAAGTTGTACCGAGCAAATCGACGTATGCGAGGAaactttcttttttggcGTCGTCCCAACCACCGACGAGAACGGCGTTCCAGATGGGGTCGACTTTGCTTCGGCGGGCGTAAAAGAGattggagaggagagtgtAGATattggaaggagagagggaggggTGGGAGTCAGTCAGGGAGAGAGCAGCTTCCTCTCGTCTACATAATTCTGTCAGCATCACATCTTACGCCGTTTTCGACAGATGGACATACAAGAGTCCGTCGAGCTCCTTTTTCAACCACTGGTAATCTGACATATCGCCCGCCACACCCAAAAGGGTATGTTTCcccagaggatgaagacgcTGGATATCTCTAAACCTCGCAAGAGAACCATATGAGCCTAGATTATCAGCCGCAATCATCACACCCTTGTCAAACTTGATACCGAGAACAGAGGTACCGGTTACAAGAGGTTGTTGGGTGTGAGACACGGGACCAtggtgggaagaggtgTTGTGGCGCTGGGTTTGGGCGAGGGGAAAGGTGTTGTAGTCGTTGAAAGCAGAGTTTGCTGGAGCGGGCTGCTTCCATAGAGCGGGATGCTGCGTTGCGTCAATGTTGGATATGGTGTCCGCAGTTTCCCATGGAGACTTACGTTTGAGATGGCCATCTTGGACAGATATAGAGCAAAGTAGAGAAAACGAGGGAGTATAGACAAGAGCGATGATGACTGGAGGGACGACGCGAATGCGAGTGCGAGAGAGAGTAATTACGTAACGCTAATGACCCTCTCCTTTGTGGGGTCGTGGACGGGCGAAGATGAGCCGATCCCGAGTGGACTCAACTCTATCACTTCCAGTCATTACATCTATCTGGCTATACACAATGAGTGAACAACAGTTCTTCGAGACCATCACAAAGGTAGTTGCATGCGATTGCTTGAATGGGCATCAGCTCACACGGCATAGTCCTTCACAGACGTTACCATCACCGAGCAGGGTGTCGATACTGCCGAGTTCCTCGAGGCTGCGGAGGGTTTAGTCAAGATCTTCAGTAAGCGCACCTAATCTGTGAGCTGCATGGTGCAAGCACTAAATAGAATCCATAGACCTTTTTGGTAACCCCGCTTTCGCTGTCGTGCAAAATGACTTAACCGGTAACATTGCTGTACGCTCCTCCTTTATCTTTAATATATCAGACACACCTCACCTTATTCCATTTGATCGTTTAGAAAATCCGAGCATACCTCGCCAAAAACCCCTCCTCCGGCGCCACCCTTGAGtccctcctcgcctctGAAAAAGCCAACATccccaaggccaaggacCGCGTCGCGACCGATGCCTTGATGTGGTTGCTTCGTGGTCTCAAATTCACCTCTTTGGGCTTGAAAATCAACCTTGAGAACAAAGACGAAGAGCTTTCTGCCAGTTTTACCAAAGCTTATGAAcaaagcttgaagaagtaTCATGGTATGATGATTAGGCCCGTGTTCTACGTGAGTCACTGCACAGACCATGACGGCAAGCAGTCGTACCATAAAGCCTTGCCTGGCTAACCTGctactcttcttcaacctaCAGCTCGCTATGAAAGCCTGTCCTTACCGTGCTACTTTCTATCCCAAGCTGGGCCAGCCCCAGGAAGAAGTCATGCCCAAGCTCGAGGCTTGGCTCAAGGCTTTGTACGAGATtgttgaaaaggaggaaggtgtcTTCAAGGCAGGCTCTTACGGCGAGATCTAGAGTAATGGAATCCCTAGTTCACGAGTCATTTATTGCATCGGCGCTGCGACGTAAATTGGGAGAACGGGCCGCATGAGGCTTATGCCTTGCAGTAACACATCGCAGTAATACTTGTACCAGTATGCAGTTGCAGTTCCGTATATGTGCATTGGTTGACAGGCTTGACCCACCCATACGGAGAACAATTTGGTTCCGTTTTGTTTTGATGCCGTCTTTTTCGCGACGCGTTTgtaaacaaaacaaaacagCCGAAAACAAACCTCGAATGCCATAagcattcttctttttccatccccatctaCAACAACCGCAATGGCAGAATTCACATTGCAAGAacacctcctcgccctctcaGATCCACCGCTGTACCAAATTCCTGCAGAACTCGACATCCCTTCTCTCCGAACATCGTCTATCgactcttccctctcctccgccATTGAAGAAATCGCAGGTGACCCAGAATCCATCGTAAACTCCTCCCCATCGACATTCGACGTCTTCCGCTCCATCCTCAAGTACGCAGACCAACCAAACATCGATGCCGGTATACTCACCAAATTGCTGGATGTTGTTGTCTCTGGACTGAGTTATCACTCGAGCGCGGTGATGGCAATTGTCAATGGACAAGGATTTGGTGCTGAGGCCGACATGGATGCACCGATGGTGCATAAGCAGCCGCTTGAGATGTGGGCGTTTCTTTTGCAGTGGTTTGTCAACGTTGCAGAACGCGGGGCGGGAAGGACGAACGATGAACCGAGACAGGCGATGACAGGGAGAGGTAAGAAAAAGATTACAAAaactgctgctggtggagCTGGGGTAGCAACATCATTTATGTTTTCAGATCATCTCCCGCTAGTGCTTGGTACGATGCACAAAACTCTTCGGATAGCGACTTCACGATTATGGCGTACCTCTTCCGAAAGAGAAGCCTTCATCTCGTGCTTTGTCAAACCCGCATACCAACTCGCCGAGACAGAGGCATACCTCAAAATTTCCGAAGTCCGTCTGGGCATATTCAAAGTCATCTGTCTCGCCGTCAAATTTCATCAGCATGCTTTCGGGGCCCAAACATCGATTATGCAGAATTTGACGTATTTCGAACATCTCTCGGAACCAATGGCggagctgctggcgattTTGGAAAAGGAATTTGATTTTTCGCAGTTAGGAGAAGAGGTTCTGAGGGATGTAGCAGGAAAGAACTTTGCGCATAATGATGCTAAAGGCCCGAGGAGTTTCTCGAGATTTCTCGTTAGGCTGGCAGAGTTGAGTCCGAGGATGGTGCAGAAGCAGATGCCATTGCTGCTCGCACATCTCGATAGTGACGTACGTCCCTTTCCATGAGTGCTCTGCGGAAGATGGGACTAATGTCGTGGTTTTAGGCGCACCCTATGCGGATGGCTATTGTAGAGATCATCGGTATCCTCATCAAAGacatttcatcatctgatgAAGGTGACGAAGAGCAAAAGACGAAGCAGATCGAAAGGTTTTTTGAGTTGTTAATGGAGAGATTTTTGGATCTGAACTCTTGGGTGAGATGTAAAGTCCTGACAACATTGATCAAGCTCTGCGAGTAAGTGGTGTGGTCTTCGTTATTCAGGGACGGATGCTCAAGGTAGCTCACATAACTTTGACCTGACGCAAATAGCCTACCTGCCAAATTCCCTAAACAGCGTCATCAAATTACCGAACTTACCATTCGCACACTCGAAGATAAGACATCCTCTGCTCGTCGATATGCTATCCAACTTCTGTGTAAATTGCTGGAAACTCACCCGTTCGGTGCACTTCATGGCGGGACGCTGAATCTGCAAGAGTGGCAGGAGAGGTACGACAAGGTGGCAGACGAGCTGAAAAAGGTGGACGCGCAAGAGTTGGAAAAGGCGAAACGGGAAGTAGggattgaggatgatgatgaggaaagtgaagatgatgagaagaaagaggatgaagaagggacaAAAGttaagaaaaaaaaggaagacggggttgaagaggaagacgacgaggTTCAAAACGAATCCACCCCAAAattcaagaagaagaaacccCGTCAATCACAACTCGACCTATCCGCCATCCAATCTGAACAAGCCTCCATCGATCCCAACCTCATCACCAAACTGCGTCTCACAAAAAAATACTATGGCGATGCTCTCCGATTCATCAACCAATTGGAATCTGCCATCCCAACCTTGTGCCAGTTACTCGTCTCCACCACGAAAACAGAAGTCCTTGAATCTATGCGGTTCTTTAGGGTCGCGTATGAGTATGATATTGCCTCGGCCGAACAGGGAATCAAGACGATGTTGCATCTGATATGGACAAAGGATAATAATGCGACAGCGGGGgacgaaggggaaggaaaagggatcCGGGGCAGTGTGATTGAGTGTTATAGAAGTTTATATTTCGATGTGGTGCCGGATTTATCGCCAAAGCAGCAAGTGAATAGGATCACGAAGAATATGATTGAGTAAGTATCTTCATTCCCGTAAATttggaaaggggaaggggcTAATGATGACGCCTTTTTTACGGGTTAGACGGACGTATGGTGCTACGTTGGCAGAGTTGACAAGTCTGGAAGAGTTGATGCGCACGATGATGGGAGAGAATATGGTGCATACCGATGTTGTTAACAAGCTCTGGCAAGTCTACAGTGCGTCTTctcccctttttcttctttaccTACCAATATTTCCGCTGAAGATGGAGCTAATTAAGAATGGGTTTGTTTTGAGTAGGTACCGAGCAAGAAATCCCCAAGGCGCAGAGGCAAGGGGCAATCATCATTCTCGGAATGTTGGCCCTAGCAAAGAGAGAGGTGGTGACCGAGAAAGTGGACAAACTGTTGAAGATTGGTTTAGGACCTTTTGGAATGGTAAGCAGGAACCGAAGTTAATATAATGCTAAGGGTTTTGAGAGCTGATGGACATTATATCGAACGATAGCACGATTTGGTGCTGGCGAAGTATACTTGTATCGCTCTCCAACGTCTCGGCGGATCTGTGAAGAAAGTCAAAGGTTTGTCTGTCCGACCGCTCGATGGAACATGTGATCCACGGAGACTAATCCTCCGTTATAGGGTCCCTCCAGGATAAAACAATGCGTTTACCAATGGACAATCCTATCTTCACCAAACTCCAAGATATCATCGAGTTCTCTCCCAAATCTCCCCAATGGTTCTCCATGGCTGAACAGGCTGTTAACACTATTTACCTGTTGGGTGAACAACCGGATAAACTTTGTACGAAGATCATAAAAGACTTGACAACGAAGGTGTTTGAAGCGCCTGAAAAGGAAACGGAGATCgagagggaaaaagaggagggtgagaaagaaaaaaatggggAACTGGAGAATGGAAACCAAGAGACCGCTGAAAATGGTGATACCTCCGCGACAGCAGATAACGAGTTGGAAACTgtggacgatgatgaaaCCTCTCAAACCCAGTCCCAACTCGCCCCTGCCAATGAAGAGGTAGCGCCTTTGAAAGCACAAGCCAGTAGCTTTAGGATTGCTCAAATGGTTTTCGTTGTTGGTCATGTGGCTTTGAAACACATCGTTTatcttgagcttgtggAGAGGGAGTtcaaaaggaggaaggatgagaaagCAAAAGGTAAGTCCAGCTTAGCTTCTCTCATCCGCCATTTTCTTATAGGGTATTGAGAGAAGTAAAGTTAATCGTCACTGCAGAGAAAGCGGCTGCGAAGGCTGCTGAGAAGGACCAAAACGATCTCGACGCTGTAGCAGGTAATGCTGAGGATGACATCGGTGATCTCATATCTACcatgaaagagaaagaactGTTGTATGGCGAGAAAAGCTTGTTGGCCGTGTATGGAGATTTAATCGCGCATATCTGCGCCAGTCCAAAGAAATACAAAGTGAGTTGCTGGTGCCATGTGTGAGAATCGGTGGATGGACTGATATGTTTTGATGTAGTATCCTTCACTCCGAGAAGCAGCAACGCTGAGTTTGTCAAAGCTCATGTGTGTTTCGTCCCAGTTTTGTGAACAACACTTGCCGTTATTGTTCAAGATTCTCGAAACGAGCAAAGACCCCGTCGTAAGGAGTAATATCGTGATTGCTTTGGGCGATATTGCAGTTTGCTTTGGTAACCTGATTGACGACGTAAGTAATTTCAGTCTGTCTACAATGGAACGTTCCTAGCTAAATAAGCTTATGTTTAGAACTCTGAACGTCTCTATCAAGGCCTCGCAGATACCGACCTTGTCGTCAAGAAGAACACCCTCATGGTTCTCACCCATCTTATCTTGAACGGTATGATCAAGGTCAAAGGCCAGCTTGGTGAAATGGCCAAATGCTTGGAAGATCCCGATCAACGAATTTCCGACCTCGCGAGACTGTTCTTTACGGAGCTGTCCACAAAGGACAATGCGCTGTATAACAACTTGCAGGATGTTATCAGTCATCTGAGTATCGGAGCGCATGCCGTTGATGAGGAGACGTTCGAAAGGACGATGCGATTCATTTTCACCTTCATCGAAAAGGTAAGCATTTTGTTCGAAGTCTATAAAGAGATATACCAGGCTGATGTGTCAAAATAGGAAAAGCAGGCAGAATCAATCGTGGAAAAGCTATGTCAGCGATTCAGACAGGCAACAGAGGAGCGACAATGGAGAGACATCTCCTACTGTCTTTCACTCTTACCATTCAAGTCCGAGAGATCCGTCAAAAAGCTCATCGAGGGGTGCGTCTTATTTACACTTTTGATGAAAGATGTCCTGAACTAAATTTGATGACTTCAGTCTGCCATTCTATCAGGATAAGCTTCATGAAGAGACAGTGTTTAGACGGTTCACGGAGATCTTGGCCAAGGCTCGAGCGAACAAGGCTTCTAACAAGCCTGAAACTGAATTGCAAGAGTTCGAACGGGTTCGTTTTTTGCCTATTTCTTTCAATCTTTAAAGCTTATGATGCACGTATCAGATCCTCAACGAGCATCAAGCAAAGGGTCTTGAAGATCAAGCCCTCGAAGCGGACGTATTACGCAAGGCAAAAGCTGCCAAACGCCGTGCCGCCAAACGACCTCCTGCGGCGGCAGTGAGAACGACCCGGAGAAAGCAGGTcattgaggaggatgttgaggaagacgaggaagaaacaCCTGCTGtcgatgaggaggaggctgaggaagaagaagtggcaTCTGCACCACGGAAGAAGGCAACCGCAAGAAAGGCAccatcaagaagaggaggaagaaggaagaaagttgtagaaagtgaagatgaagacgaagaggatgaagatgaggatgatgagtaGGTTCAGTAATAGTCGTGGACGATTATATTCTTCCATATATATGGGTGTTGTAGGATGCACTATGATTTTTTGGCTCTCGACTCAGGTATTTTACCGATTTCCGCCAGATATGCACTAAATGAGATGCCCGCCAATTTATTCTACTATTATGGCGGTGACAAGGGAGTTTTCAAGCGCTGAAATGGAGGGGAACTGTGGCAATGAGTGAAAGATAAATTACATTAATACATTTTTGTAGGATTGCTACTCTATATCATTCGTTTTATAACACGAATACTCTAATCCTTCTCTACAACTTAGCCCAAACGCAGACTTATGCCCCAAACGCCGCAGCagctccctcttcctctgatGTTTTTGGCATCTTGCTCTGTCTAAAGAAAACAATAATAATCAAAGCGTTCACCACAAGCCACCCGAATTGGAACCATAAGGACGCTTGAACGTTGGCATAGTTGGTCATTCCTCCGGGATTAAGGGTGAGAAGCCCAGCCTGTACAGTGAGGCTGATGGCAGCGCCAACTTGGAGGGAGACTTGGAGCATCGCACCCGCAACACCAGAAATCTCGGGGGGAACAGAGGTCATAACTGTGATACTGTGCTAGGGTCAGCCATCTGCCAAAAGGATCACATAGAAAGCTTTCAAAGGAGATAGACATACTTTGTGGCTAAGAAACTTATCATAGCAGCACCACTTCCAATGATGAATGCGGGGAAAAGCCATCTCCAATAATCGCTCCCGAGTTTGCCATCGTTGAAAATGATGAGCAGATACATGGCAGCAGCGACGATCATACCGCCAGCAAGGGGGATTCGGGCACTGCGGACTTTTTGAAGAAGTCGAGGAATAAAGAATGCGACGAAAAGAGCTGAAGCACCTTGAGGGAAGACTCGGAGGGCGGCAATGATGGCAGGTTCGTTGAAGTAGTCGATGGATCGTTCGACAAGGGGCAGTTGGCTCACCTGTATTCCAGATATCAGCTCTGAGCAGTGCGGATAACAAAGAATTGACTTACACACCACCAAGGGTAAATACCAAGCGCAAAGACGATCAGTAAGGTCATGTTTGGAATCTTCCAGAACGATGGAGGGATCAAAGCGTAACCCTCAGATAACCTCGCTTCGTAGATAAAGAAAGCAACAAAAATGGGCCAGCAGAGCAAAAATGGAACCAAGAAGCCTGGCTTTTTCCAGCCATAAGAAGCGCCGAGAGTGATACCAAGGATAAgcaagatgatggagacaAGCATCATGAAGCAGCCGACAATGTCGAGCCTTTTGAGTTTATCTCGAGTTGGAAGTTGCTCAGCCAATTCTCCCGCGGATTGGGGGATGAGAGTAAGGGCGGAAACGCCGAAAGGTACAATTACGATAGCCATCATCtgcaaaaaaaggaaaacaaTCGTCAGTTAGCTAAACCCCCTGTTGACGGATTTGGGACGTACTCGGAAGAACCATCTCCAGCCGGCTTGTTGGTCATTGGCAGTGATGAATCCAAAGAAGCCTGCAATAACAAGACCTGTGACATTGGCGATAGCACCGCTGAGACCGAAAATGGTAAGAGCGAAGTTGAGCTCTTCCGGCTCAAAAAGAGCAAGGATCAACCTGAAAGCCGAGGGAATCTGCAATATCTGATCAACCATCATTACCTATTATATGGAGGCCCAAGCTTACGGTAGCAGCCCCAGCAATTCCGCTCAAGGCacggaagatgaaataGGCAAACTGGTTAGGCATAAAAGAGATGACCAAGTTGACAGCACCGAGTCCAAGGAAGCCGTATGCGAAGACGGCTTTTGCCGAGTATAGGTCCGCTACACGCCCCCAAAATAATAAAAATGAGGCAAATGTGACCGAGTAGCTAGTCTGTGATATAAAGGTCAGTTTGAGGCCCATTAATAATATTGTATGGCCAACTTACAATGATCCAAGAGGAAGCCTCGTATTGAATGCCAAGGTCTTTTTGAATGGCATCTGTAAGGACAAAAAGAGCAGATACGGAACAGACATCGAGATACTTCGTAAATGTAGCATCGTCAGCATATGTAGATATAAAGCAGTGAACGATTGTGCCTACCTGAGCAACACTGAAAACCAGTAGTAAGAACCATTTGCGGCTTGGACTTAACTTGGTCAAACTGCCTTCCTTCTGACTTTGAGCTTCGAGATGTACCTCAGATTTAGTCGAAGGAGGTAATAGCTCGTCGATCGATTTCTTGTCAAGGTGCTTTTCTTTGCAAATGGCGTCCACATCAACTGCTGTTCCATCGGGTGATGGAGCACCAGAAATAGGTGGTGTGAGAGTGCTGACGGTATCTCCCGTTTTCGTTCGAGGGAGTTCGGTCATTGTTAATATATTTAATTTGCTTTGTATTATTGGACCAGTTAAGACGGAATGGCGTGCCCAGAATGGTGAGATAGAGa
Proteins encoded in this window:
- a CDS encoding 20S proteasome subunit beta 7, whose translation is MAISNHPALWKQPAPANSAFNDYNTFPLAQTQRHNTSSHHGPVSHTQQPLVTGTSVLGIKFDKGVMIAADNLGSYGSLARFRDIQRLHPLGKHTLLGVAGDMSDYQWLKKELDGLLREEAALSLTDSHPSLSPSNIYTLLSNLFYARRSKVDPIWNAVLVGGWDDAKKESFLAYVDLLGTTYSAPTLATGFGAHLAQPLLREAYEAKAGIDGKGPLLTQEEAEKLIDDCMKVLFYRDARSINKYQVATITEEGVKISDSRSAPTEWKFAEGLRGYGAQTQ
- a CDS encoding efflux protein EncT, which produces MTELPRTKTGDTVSTLTPPISGAPSPDGTAVDVDAICKEKHLDKKSIDELLPPSTKSEVHLEAQSQKEGSLTKLSPSRKWFLLLVFSVAQYLDVCSVSALFVLTDAIQKDLGIQYEASSWIITSYSVTFASFLLFWGRVADLYSAKAVFAYGFLGLGAVNLVISFMPNQFAYFIFRALSGIAGAATIPSAFRLILALFEPEELNFALTIFGLSGAIANVTGLVIAGFFGFITANDQQAGWRWFFRMMAIVIVPFGVSALTLIPQSAGELAEQLPTRDKLKRLDIVGCFMMLVSIILLILGITLGASYGWKKPGFLVPFLLCWPIFVAFFIYEARLSEGYALIPPSFWKIPNMTLLIVFALGIYPWWCVSQLPLVERSIDYFNEPAIIAALRVFPQGASALFVAFFIPRLLQKVRSARIPLAGGMIVAAAMYLLIIFNDGKLGSDYWRWLFPAFIIGSGAAMISFLATNITVMTSVPPEISGVAGAMLQVSLQVGAAISLTVQAGLLTLNPGGMTNYANVQASLWFQFGWLVVNALIIIVFFRQSKMPKTSEEEGAAAAFGA
- a CDS encoding condensin complex subunit 1; its protein translation is MAEFTLQEHLLALSDPPLYQIPAELDIPSLRTSSIDSSLSSAIEEIAGDPESIVNSSPSTFDVFRSILKYADQPNIDAGILTKLLDVVVSGLSYHSSAVMAIVNGQGFGAEADMDAPMVHKQPLEMWAFLLQWFVNVAERGAGRTNDEPRQAMTGRGKKKITKTAAGGAGVATSFMFSDHLPLVLGTMHKTLRIATSRLWRTSSEREAFISCFVKPAYQLAETEAYLKISEVRLGIFKVICLAVKFHQHAFGAQTSIMQNLTYFEHLSEPMAELLAILEKEFDFSQLGEEVLRDVAGKNFAHNDAKGPRSFSRFLVRLAELSPRMVQKQMPLLLAHLDSDAHPMRMAIVEIIGILIKDISSSDEGDEEQKTKQIERFFELLMERFLDLNSWVRCKVLTTLIKLCDLPAKFPKQRHQITELTIRTLEDKTSSARRYAIQLLCKLLETHPFGALHGGTLNLQEWQERYDKVADELKKVDAQELEKAKREVGIEDDDEESEDDEKKEDEEGTKVKKKKEDGVEEEDDEVQNESTPKFKKKKPRQSQLDLSAIQSEQASIDPNLITKLRLTKKYYGDALRFINQLESAIPTLCQLLVSTTKTEVLESMRFFRVAYEYDIASAEQGIKTMLHLIWTKDNNATAGDEGEGKGIRGSVIECYRSLYFDVVPDLSPKQQVNRITKNMIERTYGATLAELTSLEELMRTMMGENMVHTDVVNKLWQVYSTEQEIPKAQRQGAIIILGMLALAKREVVTEKVDKLLKIGLGPFGMHDLVLAKYTCIALQRLGGSVKKVKGSLQDKTMRLPMDNPIFTKLQDIIEFSPKSPQWFSMAEQAVNTIYLLGEQPDKLCTKIIKDLTTKVFEAPEKETEIEREKEEGEKEKNGELENGNQETAENGDTSATADNELETVDDDETSQTQSQLAPANEEVAPLKAQASSFRIAQMVFVVGHVALKHIVYLELVEREFKRRKDEKAKEKAAAKAAEKDQNDLDAVAGNAEDDIGDLISTMKEKELLYGEKSLLAVYGDLIAHICASPKKYKYPSLREAATLSLSKLMCVSSQFCEQHLPLLFKILETSKDPVVRSNIVIALGDIAVCFGNLIDDNSERLYQGLADTDLVVKKNTLMVLTHLILNGMIKVKGQLGEMAKCLEDPDQRISDLARLFFTELSTKDNALYNNLQDVISHLSIGAHAVDEETFERTMRFIFTFIEKEKQAESIVEKLCQRFRQATEERQWRDISYCLSLLPFKSERSVKKLIEGLPFYQDKLHEETVFRRFTEILAKARANKASNKPETELQEFERILNEHQAKGLEDQALEADVLRKAKAAKRRAAKRPPAAAVRTTRRKQVIEEDVEEDEEETPAVDEEEAEEEEVASAPRKKATARKAPSRRGGRRKKVVESEDEDEEDEDEDDE
- a CDS encoding het-c2 protein — protein: MSEQQFFETITKSFTDVTITEQGVDTAEFLEAAEGLVKIFNLFGNPAFAVVQNDLTGNIAKIRAYLAKNPSSGATLESLLASEKANIPKAKDRVATDALMWLLRGLKFTSLGLKINLENKDEELSASFTKAYEQSLKKYHGMMIRPVFYLAMKACPYRATFYPKLGQPQEEVMPKLEAWLKALYEIVEKEEGVFKAGSYGEI